One window of the Corticium candelabrum chromosome 7, ooCorCand1.1, whole genome shotgun sequence genome contains the following:
- the LOC134182693 gene encoding calmodulin-binding transcription activator 1-like: MATFNGLPIELANIERVCTFPSRAFRWQTNEEIAAYLLSQGSHKEWLSDTIPERPETGSLFLYSRYKIPKFTNDGHEWKKRSDGRTTREDHMKLKVRSVECLSAVYAHSATIPTFHRRRYWLLKNPGIVLVHYLNVNHRNNILGQSQSLDRLSSIPVHTANTTALPQTASVLANSGDMAVPCFLHSQLNGCVSKELCRVRIAQNSSHNQGHNVTDINWLFNGETVTDSEMTCRTSDFAQNDCIESGDVELTNKDYDVALSSPILSSVSGMCESPYSELLRFLDSPTTSADSMIELLTRDDGEMVVSDPSVLERMEVIPLVSFDRFHNDTSNASFVAGSSTVFRDKNTSRYSTEQMNYVPSVTDFSPDWSYHQGGVKILIVGPWLSVHEDYTCLFDGYAVPAVLVQGGVLRCFCPEHEPGVVNLQVAYGNTISACGTFEYKEWPSHDLSSTGTTTCVSNVNTSMSMDNPFISISPASCESLMKLSTTTRVLESEPNDCSLGMDTLSPLSSSFNQFRQPQSPQDTVDSSPGASPGSFSTLSEGDTNPTVVDWCEFLGDSRNVIEQDFTNLSLTEREQQELYEAAKKIQICFRKYKESRQKAAAIQIQNCYRRYRETRKMNEAAAIIQTQYKKHLQIRKAATVIQQGYRHYSQRKRQRLREES, translated from the exons ATGGCCACCTTTAACGGGCTGCCCATAGAACTAGCCAACATCGAACGTGTTTGTACTTTCCCATCTCGCGCTTTTCGGTGGCAAACAAACGAG GAGATAGCAGCGTATTTGCTCAGTCAAGGTAGTCACAAGGAGtggttatcggacaccattcCAGAGAG GCCAGAGACTGGGTCGTTGTTTCTCTACAGTAGATATAAG ATTCCGAAGTTTACTAATGATGGACATGAATGGAAAAAGCGAAGTGATGGTCGGACGACGCGGGAAGATCACATGAAATTAAAAGTGAGATCAGTGGAG TGTTTGAGTGCGGTGTATGCACATTCGGCTACGATTCCTACGTTTCACAGGAGACGATATTGGCTTCTTAAG AATCCGGGCATTGTGTTGGTTCACTATCTTAACGTAAATCATAGAAACAATATTCTCGGACAGTCGCAGTCTCTTGATCGGCTCTCATCAATCCCAGTCCACACGGCTAATACCACCGCGTTGCCTCAGACAGCTTCCGTGTTAGCCAACAGTGGAGACATGGCAGTGCCATGTTTCTTGCATTCGCAGTTAAATGGATGTGTGAGCAAAGAGTTGTGTAGAGTCCGAATAGCACAGAATTCAAGTCACAATCAGGGACACAATGTAACGGACATCAACTGGCTTTTCAATGGCGAAACAGTTACAGACAGTGAAATGACGTGTCGAACGTCGGATTTCGCTCAGAACGATTGCATCGAGAGCGGCGACGTCGAATTGACGAACAAGGACTACGACGTCGCTCTCTCGTCGCCGATTCTGTCGTCGGTCTCCGGCATGTGCGAGTCACCGTACTCAGAACTTCTTCGGTTTCTCGACAGTCCAACGACGTCTGCAGACAGCATGATAGAGTTACTTACTAGAGACGATGGCGAGATGGTCGTCAGCGATCCGTCCGTATTAGAACGAATGGAAGTCATCCCTCTGGTTTCTTTCGATCGTTTTCATAACGATACGTCAAATGCATCGTTTGTAGCCGGTTCGTCGACGGTATTTCGTGACAAGAATACAAGCAGATACAGTACTGAGCAGATGAATTACGTTCCAAGTGTAACCGATTTTTCACCAGATTGGTCATACC ATCAGGGAGGAGTCAAGATACTGATTGTCGGTCCGTGGCTGTCTGTGCATGAAGACTACACGTGTTTGTTTGACGGTTATGCAGTCCCTGCGGTTCTCGTTCAAGGCGGAGTTCTACGGTGTTTCTGTCCAG AGCACGAACCCGGTGTGGTAAACCTTCAAGTTGCTTACGGCAACACGATATCAGCATGCGGCACTTTTGAATACAAAGAATGGCCGTCTCATGATTTGTCGTCTACTGGCACGACGACGTGCGTTTCGAATGTCAATACGTCGATGAGCATGGATAAtccatttatatcaattagtCCTGCAAGCTGTGAGAGCTTGATGAAGTTGTCAACGACAACTCGCGTGCTGGAGTCAGAACCGAACGATTGTTCTCTCGGAATGGACACGCTGTCTCCTCTCTCCTCGTCGTTCAATCAGTTTCGTCAGCCACAGTCACCGCAGGACACTGTTGACTCGTCTCCTGGTGCGTCACCTGGCTCTTTCTCTACTCTGTCTGAAGGAGATACGAACCCAACAGTCGTCGATTGGTGTGAATTCCTGGGAGATTCGAGGAATGTCATAGAGCAGGACTTCACAAACCTCTCACTTACAG AACGCGAACAGCAAGAGTTATACGAAGCAGCAAAgaaaatacaaatttgtttCCGGAAGTACAAG GAGAGTCGACAGAAGGCGGCTGCCATTCAAATCCAGAACTGCTACCGAAGATATCGCGAG ACGCGGAAGATGAATGAAGCGGCAGCAATAATTCAGACTCAATACAAGAAACACTTGCAGATTAGAAAAGCAGCGACGGTCATTCAGCAGGGTTACAG ACATTATTCACAGAGGAAACGCCAACGATTGAGGGAAGAGTCATAG